One region of Syntrophobacter fumaroxidans MPOB genomic DNA includes:
- the aroF gene encoding 3-deoxy-7-phosphoheptulonate synthase, with translation MLIVMDKKATPEQVDNAVAAIEKKGYTARPIPGGERVAICVLHNHGPVEAGHFLALSGVKEAIPVTHPYKLVSRELKPEDTVIDVSGVAVGNGHLMMIAGPCAIESEEQALSTARLVRKAGARMFRGGAFKPRTSPYDFQGLGEEGLRILAKVREETGMPVVTEAIDHEVFELVEAYADVIQIGARNMQNFSLLRRAGKASKPILLKRGIAATIEEWLMAAEYIMEGGNPRVILCERGVRTFAHHSRNTLDLSAIPVVRKESHLPVIVDPSHAAGRRDQVIPLSRAAVAVGCHGLMVEVHRAPEQALSDGAQSLYPEQYEDLFRQIEPIFNVYRQFGL, from the coding sequence ATGTTGATCGTGATGGACAAGAAAGCGACGCCCGAGCAGGTCGACAACGCGGTGGCCGCCATCGAGAAAAAGGGGTACACGGCCCGCCCGATTCCCGGGGGTGAGCGGGTCGCCATTTGCGTGCTGCACAACCACGGTCCCGTGGAAGCGGGCCACTTCCTGGCATTGTCCGGAGTGAAGGAGGCCATTCCCGTGACGCATCCCTACAAGCTGGTGAGCCGGGAATTGAAGCCGGAGGATACGGTGATCGACGTTTCCGGTGTTGCCGTGGGCAACGGGCACCTGATGATGATCGCCGGGCCGTGCGCCATCGAGAGCGAGGAGCAGGCTTTGAGCACGGCTCGTCTGGTCCGCAAGGCGGGCGCGCGGATGTTCAGGGGCGGAGCGTTCAAGCCCCGGACCTCCCCCTATGATTTCCAGGGGCTTGGCGAGGAGGGCTTGCGGATCCTCGCCAAAGTGCGCGAGGAAACGGGGATGCCGGTCGTCACCGAGGCCATCGATCACGAGGTTTTCGAGCTGGTTGAAGCCTATGCCGACGTGATCCAGATCGGCGCCCGCAACATGCAGAATTTCAGCCTGTTGAGGCGTGCCGGCAAGGCATCGAAACCGATCCTGCTCAAGAGGGGGATTGCGGCCACCATCGAAGAGTGGCTGATGGCCGCGGAATACATCATGGAGGGCGGCAATCCCCGGGTGATCCTGTGCGAGAGGGGCGTTCGGACCTTTGCCCATCACAGCCGCAACACGCTCGATCTTTCCGCTATCCCGGTGGTCCGCAAGGAAAGCCATCTGCCGGTCATCGTAGATCCAAGCCACGCCGCCGGACGTCGCGATCAGGTGATTCCGCTCAGCCGCGCGGCGGTTGCCGTCGGTTGTCACGGGCTGATGGTGGAAGTCCACCGGGCTCCCGAACAGGCGCTCAGTGACGGGGCACAGTCCCTATACCCAGAACAGTACGAAGACCTTTTCAGACAGATCGAACCCATTTTCAACGTCTATCGGCAATTCGGCCTGTGA
- the rpsB gene encoding 30S ribosomal protein S2, with amino-acid sequence MAVISMKQLLEAGVHFGHQTRRWNPKMKTYIFGARNGIYIIDLQRTVRLFHTAYQFVTQTVGSGEHVLFVGTKQQARDTIAEEAQRCGMYYINQRWLGGMLTNFKTIKLRVDRLKELDAMVEDGSINRFPKKEILQLMGEREKLEKNLGGIKNMARLPGALYVVDTQRENIAVLEANRLGIPVVAIVDTNCDPDLINYPIPGNDDAIRAIRLITSKVADACAEGRRRLEETEQADHDKEFTALEEVPAGQILKDEASGPIVEIVNPVAEAEEEQ; translated from the coding sequence ATGGCAGTGATCAGTATGAAGCAGTTGCTGGAAGCCGGGGTTCATTTCGGTCATCAGACCCGTCGATGGAACCCCAAGATGAAGACTTACATTTTCGGCGCGCGCAACGGTATTTATATCATCGATCTCCAGCGCACGGTCCGCCTCTTTCACACCGCCTACCAGTTCGTGACCCAGACCGTTGGCTCCGGAGAACACGTTCTGTTTGTCGGCACCAAGCAGCAGGCGCGCGACACCATTGCGGAAGAAGCGCAGCGTTGCGGCATGTACTATATCAACCAGCGTTGGCTCGGCGGGATGCTCACCAATTTCAAGACCATCAAGCTGAGGGTTGACCGACTCAAGGAACTGGACGCCATGGTCGAGGACGGGAGCATCAATCGCTTTCCCAAGAAGGAAATTCTGCAACTTATGGGCGAGCGGGAGAAGCTCGAGAAGAACCTCGGCGGCATCAAGAATATGGCCCGGCTGCCCGGCGCTCTTTATGTCGTGGATACGCAACGTGAGAATATCGCGGTCCTGGAGGCCAACCGGCTGGGGATCCCGGTGGTTGCCATCGTGGACACCAACTGCGATCCCGACCTCATCAATTACCCGATCCCCGGAAACGACGACGCAATCCGGGCTATTCGGCTGATCACCTCCAAGGTGGCCGATGCCTGCGCGGAAGGACGCCGGCGCCTCGAGGAAACGGAGCAGGCCGACCACGACAAGGAATTCACGGCCCTGGAGGAGGTCCCGGCCGGGCAGATTCTCAAGGATGAGGCGAGCGGACCGATTGTGGAAATCGTCAATCCGGTGGCTGAGGCGGAAGAAGAGCAGTAG
- the tsf gene encoding translation elongation factor Ts yields MTLEITAAMVKDLREKTNVGMMDCKKALQETGGDLEKAVDLLRQKGLAKAMKRAGKEASEGMVHAYIHAGGRIGVLIEVNCETDFAAKSEDFVEFVKNVAMQVAATNPLGIVPEDISQDVVERERAIYLAQAQESGKPQNILEKMVEGKMRKFFEESTLLQQSYVKDPDKTIQDYLNELTASIGEKIIIRRFARFQLGSE; encoded by the coding sequence ATGACGTTGGAAATTACAGCCGCAATGGTGAAAGACCTGAGGGAGAAGACAAACGTCGGCATGATGGACTGCAAAAAGGCCCTGCAGGAGACTGGCGGCGACTTGGAAAAGGCCGTCGATCTCTTGCGCCAGAAGGGTCTTGCAAAGGCCATGAAGCGTGCGGGCAAAGAAGCCTCTGAAGGCATGGTGCACGCTTACATCCATGCCGGAGGGCGTATCGGCGTTCTGATCGAGGTCAATTGCGAAACGGATTTTGCCGCCAAGAGCGAGGATTTTGTCGAGTTCGTCAAGAACGTGGCCATGCAGGTTGCGGCCACAAATCCGCTGGGCATTGTGCCTGAAGACATTTCGCAGGACGTCGTCGAGCGTGAACGGGCCATCTACCTGGCCCAGGCACAGGAATCCGGAAAGCCGCAGAACATTCTGGAAAAGATGGTCGAAGGCAAGATGCGCAAGTTCTTCGAGGAATCCACACTCCTGCAGCAGAGTTATGTGAAAGATCCCGACAAGACCATTCAGGATTACCTCAACGAACTGACCGCGTCGATCGGCGAGAAGATCATCATCCGGCGTTTTGCCCGATTCCAATTGGGTTCGGAATAG
- the pyrH gene encoding UMP kinase — MSGQKPIYRRILLKLSGEALLGKEAYGIDSSVLDQIAEEVTAVHQMGVQVAIVIGGGNIFRGVSGASRGMDRSTADYMGMLATVMNALALQQALEKHGTSTRVQSAIDMKEVAEPYIRRRALRHMEKGRIVIFAAGTGLPFFTTDTTAALRAIEMGAEVLMKATKVDGIYASDPKKNPSALRYDRISFSEVLQKDLKVMDATAISLAKDQNMRIVVFNLRKKGNIKKIVLGKCIGTVVEGCDHAQ; from the coding sequence ATGAGCGGACAGAAGCCCATTTACCGGAGAATTCTCCTCAAGTTGAGCGGCGAGGCGCTCCTGGGGAAGGAAGCGTACGGCATCGATTCAAGCGTGCTCGACCAAATCGCCGAAGAGGTGACCGCTGTTCATCAGATGGGAGTCCAGGTGGCGATAGTGATCGGGGGAGGCAACATTTTTCGCGGGGTCTCGGGGGCATCCCGCGGCATGGACCGATCCACCGCCGATTACATGGGAATGCTGGCAACCGTCATGAATGCCCTGGCACTTCAGCAGGCGCTCGAAAAACACGGCACCTCGACGCGCGTGCAATCGGCCATCGACATGAAAGAGGTGGCGGAACCTTATATCCGCCGGCGTGCGTTGCGCCACATGGAAAAGGGCCGTATCGTCATATTCGCCGCCGGCACGGGCCTCCCGTTTTTCACCACCGATACAACGGCCGCGTTGCGAGCGATTGAAATGGGCGCGGAAGTCCTGATGAAGGCCACCAAAGTCGACGGGATCTACGCCAGCGACCCGAAGAAAAACCCTTCGGCCCTTCGGTACGACCGAATCAGCTTCTCCGAAGTGCTTCAAAAGGATTTGAAAGTGATGGACGCCACCGCCATCTCGCTGGCCAAAGACCAGAACATGCGGATCGTCGTTTTCAATCTGCGGAAAAAAGGTAATATTAAAAAGATTGTGCTCGGGAAATGCATAGGAACCGTGGTGGAGGGATGCGATCATGCTCAATGA
- the frr gene encoding ribosome recycling factor has protein sequence MLNDVFADARDRMSKALDNLETDYKRLRTGRASVSLVDGIRAEYYGTPTALNQLATITIPEPRTIMIQPWDTSVIGEIEKSILKSELGLTPMSDGKVIRINIPVLTADRRRELVKVVKKMSEESKVAVRNIRRDVNEMIKDLKKEKEISEDEQFKAQEETQRITDDFIKKIDVVYSAKEKEILEI, from the coding sequence ATGCTCAATGATGTCTTTGCGGACGCTCGTGACCGGATGTCGAAGGCTCTCGACAATCTTGAGACCGATTACAAACGACTGCGCACGGGCAGAGCCTCCGTTTCGTTGGTGGACGGCATCAGAGCCGAGTACTACGGGACCCCTACCGCGCTGAACCAACTGGCAACCATCACGATTCCGGAACCCAGGACCATCATGATCCAGCCATGGGACACCTCGGTGATCGGCGAGATCGAGAAATCGATCCTCAAGTCCGAGCTCGGGCTCACGCCCATGAGCGACGGGAAGGTCATCCGCATCAATATTCCGGTGCTGACCGCCGATCGTCGTCGCGAACTGGTGAAGGTGGTCAAGAAGATGAGTGAGGAAAGTAAGGTGGCCGTCCGCAATATCCGGCGCGACGTCAACGAGATGATCAAGGATTTGAAGAAGGAGAAGGAGATCTCCGAGGACGAGCAGTTCAAGGCGCAGGAAGAAACACAGAGGATCACCGACGATTTCATCAAGAAAATTGACGTGGTTTATTCCGCCAAAGAGAAGGAGATCTTGGAAATCTAG
- a CDS encoding isoprenyl transferase — protein sequence MHRLDLNRLPRHVSIIMDGNGRWANLRLANRVFGHNEGANSVREVVKCCLELGIPYLTLYAFSKENWQRPESEVTALWHLLRRFLKSEFADLVSRRIRVRHLGDPDDIPMEVLNELRHVVEATADFDRLVLSLAINYGGRQEILRAARKYAGDVLAGRAESDALSQEEFSRYLFTTDLPDPDLIIRTGGEYRVSNFLLWQLAYAELYITATLWPDFREPQFHEALAEFQRRERRFGKTSDQLRTVSFT from the coding sequence ATGCACCGACTCGATCTCAATCGCCTGCCCCGCCATGTGTCGATCATCATGGACGGAAACGGCCGCTGGGCCAATCTCCGATTGGCTAACCGGGTTTTCGGGCACAATGAAGGAGCCAATTCGGTCCGCGAAGTGGTAAAGTGTTGCCTGGAACTCGGTATCCCTTACCTCACGCTCTATGCCTTCTCCAAAGAAAACTGGCAGCGACCGGAAAGCGAAGTCACCGCCCTCTGGCATCTCTTGAGGCGGTTTCTAAAATCCGAGTTTGCCGATCTCGTGTCCAGGCGAATACGTGTCCGCCATCTGGGGGATCCGGATGATATCCCCATGGAAGTCCTCAACGAATTGCGGCACGTAGTGGAAGCGACTGCCGATTTCGATCGGCTCGTGCTCAGTCTTGCCATCAACTACGGAGGAAGGCAGGAAATCCTCCGGGCGGCACGGAAATACGCCGGGGACGTCCTCGCGGGGAGAGCCGAATCCGATGCGCTGTCTCAAGAGGAATTCTCCAGGTACCTGTTCACCACTGATCTTCCCGACCCGGACCTCATCATCCGAACGGGAGGAGAATACCGCGTCAGCAACTTCTTGCTCTGGCAACTGGCCTACGCGGAACTGTATATCACCGCAACGCTGTGGCCCGATTTCCGCGAACCACAGTTCCATGAAGCTCTGGCCGAATTCCAGAGGCGGGAGCGGCGGT